One window of Trichoderma breve strain T069 chromosome 3, whole genome shotgun sequence genomic DNA carries:
- a CDS encoding glycosyl hydrolases family 28 domain-containing protein, with translation MVSLSSLILAALPALALSSLPHDVMSRDANAAQSEAYWANQAAAQNRHFCYVRPDANGGDDAPAIMDALNNRCNSNSFVIFPGPVYNIQTNMTTLDLHNVVIHQFGRFLWSTDIDYWLSVSMPVGFQNQSTVWYFGGNNVVWDGWGVGTLDGNGQVWYDWAKSQGNLAHRPMNINFRTLTNSVIRRLRFVQSQMWTMAITYSQHVDLDDIYVNSTSTSQWSTLNTDGCDTIFSDSITFRRWTVSNGDDAIALKMNSSNIAVYDSYFENGQGFAIGSMGQYNHQYEYLENFYARNITLKNTAHVSYLKTWAGISRGYPPNGGGGGYGVARNITIENVKLIGGRQQPFFAWQCENYSGFAGQDCDSSLFKMEDVAWRNVSGTVVSGVTEAVYFQCSAAAGGCDNFEVTGFNVVHAGTNQLLSVWDCFNVNNPQGFTCTESQTPKLGPDETGGHGPDNK, from the coding sequence ATGGTTTCTTTATCAAGTCTCATTCTAGCGGCACTGCCCGCCCTCGCGCTGTCTTCGTTGCCTCATGATGTTATGAGCagagatgcaaatgcagccCAATCAGAAGCTTATTGGGCAAATCAAGCCGCAGCCCAAAATCGTCACTTCTGCTATGTACGACCAgatgccaatggcggcgatgacgcTCCAGCTATCATGGATGCGCTGAACAACCGGTGCAATTCCAACAGCTTTGTTATATTTCCTGGTCCTGTTTACAACATTCAGACCAACATGACCACTTTGGATCTCCATAATGTTGTCATCCATCAATTTGGCCGCTTCCTCTGGAGTACGGACATCGACTATTGGCTCTCAGTATCTATGCCCGTTGGTTTCCAAAACCAGAGTACGGTCTGGTATTTTGGAGGCAACAACGTGGTTTGGGATGGCTGGGGCGTCGGTACTCTCGATGGCAACGGTCAAGTATGGTACGACTGGGCTAAGAGCCAAGGAAATTTGGCTCATAGGCCAATGAACATCAACTTTCGCACTCTCACAAACTCGGTTATCAGAAGATTACGCTTTGTCCAGAGTCAGATGTGGACAATGGCGATTACCTACTCGCAACACGTGGATCTCGACGACATCTACGTCAATAGCACGTCGACAAGTCAATGGAGCACACTCAACACTGATGGCTGCGATACCATCTTCTCTGATAGCATAACGTTCAGGAGATGGACAGTCTCcaatggtgacgatgccATCGCTCTCAAGATGAACTCGAGTAACATTGCTGTTTACGACAGTTATTTCGAGAATGGCCAGGGTTTTGCTATTGGATCTATGGGGCAATATAATCACCAGTATGAGTACCTGGAGAACTTTTATGCCAGAAACATCACTCTCAAAAATACTGCTCACGTTTCTTACCTAAAGACGTGGGCGGGAATCTCGCGAGGCTACCCTCCAAacggcggcggtggcggaTACGGTGTCGCCCGAAACATTACGATTGAGAATGTTAAGCTGATTGGCGGAAGGCAGCAGCCCTTCTTCGCTTGGCAATGCGAAAACTATTCTGGATTCGCCGGCCAAGATTGCGATTCTTCCTTgttcaagatggaggatgtCGCATGGAGGAACGTCAGCGGAACAGTCGTTTCTGGAGTGACAGAGGCAGTGTATTTCCAATGCAGCGCTGCAGCCGGTGGTTGCGACAACTTCGAAGTGACGGGTTTTAACGTTGTTCATGCGGGTACCAACCAGTTGTTGTCTGTCTGGGACTGCTTCAACGTCAATAACCCTCAAGGGTTTACATGCACTGAGTCGCAAACCCCAAAATTGGGCCCGGATGAGACTGGAGGCCACGGCCCCGATAACAAATAA
- a CDS encoding zinc-binding dehydrogenase domain-containing protein, whose amino-acid sequence MKAVQILGSQNDHRIILSDTLPRPSPTGQQVLIKVHAAGITADEVIWPELYASSNRVPGHDISGTVDALGPQYSGPLSVGQSVYAMIDADAPQGGQSEYAIAMPNEIAVKPSSISHAEASALPIPALTAWEAIFKRANLDKGSKILVTGASGAVGVMLVQMAKKLLNAEVIGLASSSNHAMLAELGADQVLDYNNTNWHDEIHGVDAVFDTVGGETLTKTWSTVKETGIIVTVGDPAPAWAFDRGQPEELQKHPEVRWLHFIVSPDGDTLSKVASLIDDGTLKPIPAVAFEVEEAVEAWKFAAQRGRKGKAVIKFVAGK is encoded by the coding sequence ATGAAAGCCGTTCAAATCCTAGGCAGTCAAAATGATCACCGCATCATTCTATCAGACACCCTGCCTCGGCCATCTCCCACCGGACAACAGGTTCTTATCAAGGTTCATGCCGCTGGAATCACGGCGGACGAAGTCATTTGGCCTGAGCTATATGCTTCTTCGAACAGAGTTCCAGGACATGACATATCCGGCACAGTCGATGCCCTCGGGCCTCAGTACAGTGGACCGCTCTCTGTTGGGCAAAGCGTTTATGCAATGATTGATGCAGACGCTCCGCAGGGAGGCCAGTCAGAATACGCCATTGCTATGCCAAATGAGATAGCCGTCAAACCCTCATCCATTTCTCATGCGGAAGCATCAGCCCTTCCAATCCCGGCATTGACGGCTTGGGAAGCAATCTTCAAACGCGCGAATCtggacaaaggcagcaaaatTCTTGTAACAGGGGCTTCAGGAGCTGTTGGTGTCATGTTGGTgcagatggcgaagaagcttcttAATGCAGAGGTCATTGGCctagcttcttcttcaaaccaCGCTATGTTGGCAGAGTTAGGGGCAGATCAGGTCTTGGACTACAACAATACTAATTGGCACGATGAGATTCACGGCGTGGATGCAGTTTTTGATACCGTTGGAGGGGAAACATTGACCAAGACCTGGAGTACAGTGAAAGAGACTGGCATCATCGTAACAGTAGGGGACCCAGCCCCAGCATGGGCTTTCGACAGGGGACAGCCTGAAGAATTACAGAAGCATCCGGAAGTTCGGTGGTTACACTTTATTGTTTCTCCCGACGGCGATACTCTTTCTAAGGTAGCCTCACTTATAGACGATGGTACTCTGAAGCCCATTCCTGCTGTAGCCTttgaagtggaagaagcggTGGAGGCCTGGAAATTTGCAGCACAAAGAGGCAGGAAAGGAAAAGCGGTGATCAAATTCGTCGCTGGAAAATAA
- a CDS encoding fungal specific transcription factor domain-containing protein — protein MNACLPCRKVKMKCRQGSQPASKCERCARKSLDCVFQQHRRGRKPGTKISKRNMPALPSTYAAVKKTPDYSGDTPSIAESVPAEEPGNLQPSGLLNQEAMRGKFSLRRILSTTDGDALEPPERSSPSRPEDPIEMGILNLSIAKSLYENFIIVLNPYISQLDPNLHTFLYVRQKSSFLFTAVLAMSAKTFNPVMYNALYDHAQGLYTESFRNGAKSTEIVQAILILTYWKQPQDTRAWTSLGYAIRMCMDMGWHKLTAYSPASRATADETRRREIRNIERTWFVLFVYDRSISLQTGRPWMIERNGFIESIEAWCGDPIADPNDDLLGAFVTLRLMSSSIFSLHAPHSRRGERVPLENTEALLSLKKASIERWERHWIQNVEQKQSSEDETHKFLIRFYGTHFRLQLFSLPLQDVLSSEFSDSSLHLDIIWAAFTGAMDMLKLISRHSGQLYFAQDSIHVMTAYSAAFLVKLLLSAPDTIVQEIEATTIDVIRTAAQAFSQQATAPGTSCELQARFLHNIATKLSQRRRTEQPTPIAKFSNSDRQTSLDQNDINSTRLPFLPLEVGQAMPQSLDQPLPEVFIFQHTDLDPLFTDDGAWADILSSAAFNTQNGVLLA, from the exons ATGAATGCTTGTCTCCCATGTCGAAAAGTAAAGATGAAATGCCGGCAGGGCAGCCAACCGGCTTCTAAATGCGAGCGTTGTGCGCGAAAGTCTCTTGACTGCGTGTTCCAGCAGCACCGTAGAGGCCGGAAGCCTGGGACAAA GATCTCTAAGCGGAATATGCCTGCATTGCCCTCCACGTATGCGGctgtgaagaagacgccggACTATAGCGGTGACACTCCCTCGATTGCAGAGAGTGTGCCAGCTGAGGAGCCTGGCAACTTGCAGCCGTCTGGTTTGCTCAATCAGGAGGCAATGAGAGGCAAGTTTTCGTTGCGGCGAATACTAAGTACTACAGACGGCGATGCATTGGAGCCGCCCGAGAGATCATCTCCAAGTCGGCCAGAAGACCCAATTGAGATGGGAATACTAAACCTCTCCATTGCCAAATCCCTTTATGAGAA TTTCATCATTGTTCTTAATCCGTACATCAGCCAACTTGATCCAAATCTACATACTTTCCTCTATGTGCGCCAGAAGTCATCTTTCCTCTTCACGGCCGTTCTGGCAATGTCCGCAAAGACATTCAACCCTGTCATGTACAATGCGCTATACGACCATGCACAAGGCCTCTACACCGAAAGTTTTCGGAATGGCGCCAAATCAACAGAAATTGTCCAGGCCATCCTCATTCTCACCTACTGGAAGCAGCCACAAGACACGAGAGCTTGGACCTCCTTGGGATATGCTATCCGCATGTGTATGGACATGGGATGGCATAAGTTGACGGCCTATTCCCCAGCTAGCCGTGCTACAGCAGATGAGACAAGGCGACGAGAAATTCGCAATATTGAGAGAACGTGGTTTGTGTTATTTGTATATGACCGAAG CATAAGCCTTCAAACGGGACGGCCGTGGATGATTGAGCGAAACGGATTTATAGAGTCAATAGAGGCCTGGTGTGGTGACCCAATCGCGGACCCAAACGACGATTTGCTTGGCGCATTTGTTACCTTGAGACTAATGAGTTCTTCAATATTTTCTCTCCATGCTCCTCACTCTCGACGAGGCGAAAGAGTACCGCTGGAGAATACGGAGGCGCTGCTTTCGCTCAAGAAAGCCAGCATCGAGAGATGGGAGCGCCATTGGATCCAAAACGTGGAACAAAAGCAGTCTTCAGAAGATGAGACGCACAAATTCTTGATACGGTTTTATGGGACGCATTTTCGGCTAcagctcttttctctgccaTTACAAGACGTGCTGTCATCAGAATTCTCGGATTCATCTCTCCACTTGGACATAATATGGGCCGCATTTACCGGAGCCATGGACATGCTGAAGTTGATATCGCGTCACTCGGGGCAGCTGTATTTTGCCCAAGATTCGATACACGTCATGACTGCCTATAGCGCGGCTTTCCTTGTCAAG CTCCTCTTGTCTGCTCCTGACACTATCGTTCAAGAGATAGAGGCCACGACAATAGATGTCATTCGTACCGCTGCCCAAGCCTTCTCACAACAAGCGACAGCCCCAGGCACAAGTTGTGAGCTGCAAGCAAGATTCCTTCATAATATTGCCACCAAACTTTcccagagaagaaggacagaACAACCGACACCAATCGCGAAATTTTCAAATAGCGATAGGCAGACGTCACTGGATCAAAACGACATCAACTCAACAAGACTTCCCTTTCTACCATTGGAAGTCGGTCAAGCCATGCCCCAGTCTCTTGATCAACCTCTCCCCGAAGTGTTCATTTTTCAGCACACCGACCTTGACCCGTTATTCACAGACGACGGTGCATGGGCCGATATATTATCAAGCGCCGCATTTAATACTCAAAACGGTGTTTTATTAGCCTGA
- a CDS encoding amino acid permease domain-containing protein translates to MALEKDLERSVEVDTPSNGEVSMIAIEAGGLKRDLSSRHINMIAIAGMIGTGLFLGSGQAIATAGPAGALLAYIVMGFVTAGVAYTTGEITAFMPGTGGFIRHATKFVEPALGAATGWNFWYTMAITVPAEISAAATVIQFWNDSINPGVWITIFLVVIVTLNLCGVRLYGESEVVFASLKIMLILGLIIGGLVIDLGGAPNHDRLGFRYWKHPGAFNEYIKTGSAGRFLAFWKIMLTAAFSYGNIQVVAISGSETRAPRKIIPAATKKTFYRVLLFYVLSIFIVGLIVPYNDPSLSISTGTAQQSPFVIAFQRSGVKVVPSIINAIVCTSAISSGSACIFIASRTLYGLSCDGHAPRIFQRCNRFGTPHYAIGLTCVLLPLVYLNVANNTSVVFGWFVNITTVSGLIGWVVIEATYLRFYAGLKKQGYSRDALPYKSPLQPYVSWATMFVVSLVILFSGFDVFVKGNFTAAGFLTCYLNVFIFIVLYVFFKIFFKSKLIPTSEIDFETEFSSIRREKDAEEATQ, encoded by the exons ATGGCACTTGAGAAAGACTTGGAGCGCAGTGTCGAAGTTGACACGCCCTCCAATGGAGAAGTTTCTATGATCGCCATAGAGGCTGGGGGCCTCAAGCGGGACCTCAGTTCTCGCCACATCAACATGATTGCTATTGCAGGAATGATC GGTACCGGTCTTTTCTTAGGGTCAGGACAAGCAATTGCAACCGCGGGCCCAGCTGGGGCACTGCTGGCGTACATCGTAATGGGGTTTGTCACTGCCGGGGTTGCATATACGACGGGAGAGATTACCGCATTCATGCCCGGAACTGGTGGATTTATCCGACATGCAACCAAATTCGTAGAGCCGGCACTTGGTGCGGCCACAGGTTGGAACTTCT GGTATACCATGGCCATCACTGTGCCTGCAGAGATCAGTGCCGCTGCTACCGTGATTCAATTCTGGAATGACTCTATTAATCCAGGTGTTTGGATCACTATCTTCTTAGTTGTCATCGTCACCCTGAACCTTTGCGGTGTACGTTTATATGGCGAG TCCGAAGTCGTTTTCGCATCCTTGAAGATTATGCTCATTCTCGGTCTCATCATCGGTGGCTTGGTGATTGATCTGGGAGGAGCGCCAAATCATGATCGCTTAGGGTTCCGGTATTGGAAGCATCCTGGAGCGTTCAACGAATACATAAAAACTGGATCGGCAGGACGCTTTCTAGCCTTCTGGAAGATTATGCTTACAGCAGCGTTCAGCTACGGCAACATCCAAGTGGTGGCAATCTCCGGGTCGGAAACCCGGGCACCTCGGAAGATCATCCCGGCGGCGACAAAAAAGACGTTTTACAGAGTCTTGCTATTTTACGTTCttagcatcttcatcgttgGCCTCATTGT TCCATACAATGACCCATCTCTTTCCATTTCTACGGGCACAGCTCAGCAGTCTCCCTTTGTTATTGCATTCCAGCGATCCGGCGTTAAAGTCGTTCCGTCAATTATTAATGCCATCGTCTGCACTTCTGCTATTAGCAGTGGCTCGgcttgcatcttcatcgcctcgCGGACACTGTATGGCCTCAGCTGCGATGGACATGCACCCCGAATCTTTCAACGGTGCAATCGATTTGGAACGCCTCACTATGCCATTGGGTTGACTTGCGTTTTGCTGCCTCTTGTTTACCTAAACGTTGCCAATAACACATCTGTGGTATTCGGTTGGTTCGTCAATATCACTACCGTTTCCGGTTTGATCGGCTGGGTAGTCATTGAGGCTACTTATCTACGTTTCTACGCCGGACTCAAAAAGCAAGGCTATTCAAGAGATG CACTTCCGTACAAAAGTCCGTTGCAGCCATATGTTTCATGGGCTACTATGTTCGTGGTgagcctcgtcatcctcttTTCAG GCTTCGATGTGTTCGTAAAAGGAAATTTTACGGCCGCTGGGTTTTTGACTTGCTATCTTAACGTTTTTATCTTTATTG TTCTATATGTTTTCTTCAAAATATTCTTCAAGTCGAAACTTATTCCCACCTCCGAAATTGACTTTGAGACGGAGTTCTCGTCAAtacgaagagaaaaggatgCTGAGGAGGCCACCCAGTAG
- a CDS encoding cupin domain-containing protein has protein sequence MASSVPKTNRPREDIKVLFDHELVNAPGKSIIGVHLDYPPDGFTPPHRHGGATVVAYVLAGELLSGMNGNPPKVYTPGQSFVELPGCHHTVGENTSKTTSTQAIAIFVVDTDVVKTGGYEALTVLDEGW, from the exons atggcatcttcaGTGCCGAAAAC AAATCGGCCACGAGAAGACATTAAAGTCCTCTTTGACCATGAGCTGGTCAATGCACCTGGAAAATCCATCATCGGTGTCCATCTTGATTACCCCCCTGATGGTTTCACTCCTCCACATCGGCACGGCGGTGCCACCGTTGTCGCCTACGTTCTTGCAGGCGAACTTTTGAGCGGCATGAACGGCAATCCTCCCAAGGTGTACACTCCTGGGCAAAGCTTTGTAGAGCTCCCTGGCTGTCATCATACTGTGGGAGAGAATACTAGCAAAACTACGTCCACACAGGCTATTGCTATTTTTGTAGTGGATACTGACGTAGTCAAGACTGGCGGTTATGAGGCCTTGACGGTGCTTGATGAGGGTTGGTAA
- a CDS encoding aldehyde dehydrogenase family domain-containing protein — MAPPSVDLTAPNGVKWSQPTGLFINNDFVASSNGETIASIDPATEEVIVSVQAASAEDVDKAVKAAKAALKDASWKQLSASDRGHLMTRLADLIEAKRELFATIEAWDNGKTYQEALDVDLVEAVAVIRYYAGWADKQYGQTISTTHQKFAYTLRQPIGVIGQIIPWNYPLSMATWKLGPALACGNTVVLKAAEQTPLSILVLGELIKEAGFPPGVVNFVNGLGKDAGSALVNHPLVDKIAFTGSTATASSIMAAAAKTLKNITLETGGKSPLVVFKDADMDQAVKWSHLGIMSNQGQICTATSRILVQDEVYDDFLERFVETLKAVSKVGSQWEKDTYQGPQVSKAQYDRVLEYIEIGKNEGAKVAAGGHPLDIEGKGKGFFVAPTVFTDVTPSMRVYREEIFGPVVVILRFKTEDEALELANNTSYGLGAAVFTTDLERAHRMAAEIESGMVWINSSQDCDPRVPFGGVKQSGIGRELGEAGLEAYSQIKAVHVNMGNRL; from the exons ATGGCTCCTCCCTCAGTCGACCTCACTGCGCCGAATGGCGTTAAATGGAGCCAGCCCACTGGTCTGTTTATTAACAATGACTTTGTTGCATCGTCAAACGGCGAGACAATCGCATCCATCGATCCAGC CACCGAAGAAGTCATTGTCAGCGTTCAGGCCGCCAGTGCGGAGGATGTAGACAAAGCTGTGAAAGCCGCAAAGGCAGCATTAAAAGATGCTTCCTGGAAGCAGCTGTCAGCTTCTGATCGAGGCCACCTGATGACACGTCTCGCCGACTTGATTGAGGCAAAGAGAGAGCTCTTTGCGACGATTGAGGCATGGGATAATG GTAAAACATATCAAGAAGCACTGGACGTTGATCTTGTCGAAGCTGTGGCTGTGATTCGATACTATGCCGGCTGGGCTGACAAACAGTATGGCCAAACGATAAGCACAACACATCAGAAATTTGCGTACACTCTCCGTCAGCCGATCGGAGTCATTGGACAGATCATTCCCTGGAATTACCCCCTTTCAATGGCTACTTGGAAGTTGGGGCCTGCACTTGCTTGCGGTAACACTGTAGTGCTCAAAGCCGCAGAGCAGACACCACTGAGCATCCTTGTGCTTGGAGAGCTTATCAAGGAGGCTGGATTCCCGCCTGGAGTCGTCAATTTCGTCAATGGATTGGGCAAGGATGCCGGATCTGCCTTGGTGAACCATCCGTTGGTAGACAAGATTGCCTTTACAGGGTCAACGGCGACGGCATCAAGCATCATGGCGGCCGCAGCGAAGACTTTGAAGAATATCACACTCGAAACTGGAGGCAAATCACCGCTTGTTGTATTCAAGGATGCCGATATGGATCAGGCCGTCAAATGGTCTCATTTAGGTATCATGTCCAACCAAGGCCAAATCTGCACTGCTACGTCGCGAATTTTAGTCCAGGATGAAGTGTACGACGACTTTCTAGAAAGATTCGTCGAAACCCTCAAGGCTGTCAGCAAAGTGGGCAGCCAGTGGGAAAAGGATACATACCAGGGCCCCCAGGTATCCAAAGCACAGTATGATAGAGTGCTGGAGTACATTGAAATCGGAAAAAATGAGGGCGCAAaggttgctgctggaggtCACCCTCTCGACATTGAAGGCAAGGGTAAGGGTTTCTTCGTTGCTCCAACAGTGTTTACCGATGTCACCCCTTCAATGAGAGTCTACCGAGAGGAGATTTTTGGACCTGTCGTTGTTATCCTGCGATTCAAAACGGAAGACGAAGCACTGGAGCTGGCAAATAACACATCATATGGTTTGGGGGCCGCCGTCTTCACGACAGACCTGGAAAGAGCTCACCGCATGGCCGCTGAGATTGAATCGGGAATGGTCTGGATCAATAGTAGCCAAGACTGTGATCCGCGCGTGCCATTCGGAGGCGTTAAGCAGAGTGGTATCGGCCGAGAACTCGGAGAGGCGGGTCTTGAAGCTTATTCTCAGATCAAGGCTGTACATGTCAACATGGGGAATCGGCTGTAA
- a CDS encoding aldo/keto reductase family domain-containing protein translates to MAIAQQGGGVSTAHVNMMTDTIIANLPADGLRVVMRALLVLFPEITHAFECETKKFVEQRSVSSIIGKDKKPSLPELNKTQQIARSMLGCGLSFKSLQLFQNLVAQGTVLISRTSDDSQYELFTFLTSVDGDIVQAMTAVQKSLFIDTGTRVMDNGEHALVEALYHSLTSCYATLKATEHDYPFGRSLISTAGILGLPRPTLLDAPQDLGKQTSMIPLPQQARETFQLNGRTVPRIFSGLWQMSSPAWGAASSSKIVEQFSSHVRQGFTAFDMADHYGDAEVIFGRFSSLYPHRQTIFTATKYCVFHPMTVSREAVQANVTERCRRLQTEKINLLQFHWQFYENPDYLKALRFLTEDDRVETVGLCNFDTKHLLEVVQSGIRVSTNQVQFSLVDSRPVFEMGSACEEHNIKLLTYGTLCGGFLADKWLGKPEPDIYDGSITPSQRKYFEMIRSWGGWSLFQELLTVLRVIATKHKVGISNVATRWVLDFPYVGAVIVGARMGISEHTDENLSSFGWSLDQSDRDAIEEILIRSRRAEIFQKVGDCGAEYR, encoded by the exons ATGGCCATCGCACAGCAAGGCGGCGGCGTGAGCACGGCGCACGTCAATATGATGACGGATACTATCATCGCCAACCTCCCTGCCGACGGCCTTCGCGTGGTGATGAGGGCACTTTTGGTACTATTTCCAGAAATCACACACGCTTTCGAATGTGAGACGAAGAAATTTGTCGAGCAGAGATCTGTGTCTTCGATAAtaggaaaagacaaaaagccCAGTCTCCCCGAGCTGAACAAGACGCAGCAGATCGCTCGCAGTATGCTTGGATGTGGACTATCGTTCAAAAGCCTTCAATTGTTCCAGAACTTGGTCGCTCAGGGAACGGTTCTCATATCAAGAACTAGCGATGACAGTCAATATGAACTATTTACCTTTTTGACGAGCGTGGATGGCGATATCGTGCAAGCCATGACTGCTGTTCAGAAGTCCCTTTTTATAGATACTGGCACGCGGGTAATGGATAATGGAGAGCACGCATTGGTGGAAGCTCTCTATCACTCATTAACAAGCTGCTATGCTACTCTAAAAGCAACTGAGCATGATTATCCGTTCGGGAGAAGCCTAATATCCACGGCTGGTATTCTTGGACTACCTCGACCTACGCTTCTAGATGCGCCTCAAGATCTCGGCAAACAGACCTCTATGATACCATTACCTCAACAGGCAAGAGAAACCTTCCAATTAAATGGACGCACAGTTCCTCGAATATTCTCGGGGCTTTGGCAAATGTCTAGCCCTGCTTGGGGCGCTGCATCGTCCTCTAAGATTGTGGAACAATTCTCAAGTCATGTCCGGCAAGGATTTACAGCATTCGACATGGCTGATCATTATGGTGACGCTGAAGTCATATTT GGGCGCTTTTCATCTCTGTACCCTCACAGGCAAACAATATTCACAGCAACAAAGTATTGCGTTTTCCATCCGATGACTGTGTCTCGAGAGGCTGTACAAGCAAATGTCACCGAGCGATGCCGCCGATTGCAAACAGAGAAGATTAATCTGCTGCAGTTTCATTGGCAATTT TATGAAAATCCGGATTATCTGAAAGCTCTCCGGTTTCTAACAGAAGACGATAGAGTTGAAACAGTTGGTCTCTGCAATTTTGATACAAAACATTTGCTTGAGGTGGTCCAATCTGGTATCAGAGTATCCACCAACCAAGTTCAG TTTTCTCTCGTCGACTCTCGACCTGTCTTTGAAATGGGCAGCGCTTGTGAGGAACACAATATCAAGCTCTTAACATATGGCACGTTG TGCGGTGGTTTCCTCGCCGACAAGTGGCTTGGAAAGCCCGAGCCAGATATATACGATGGATCAATCACACCAAGCCAGCGAAAG TATTTCGAAATGATACGCAGTTGGGGCGGCTGGAGTCTCTTCCAAGAATTGTTAACAGTGCTGCGTGTTATTGCCACAAAACACAAGGTCGGCATATCAAACGTCGCTACTCGCTGGGTATTGGACTTTCCCTACGTTGGCGCCGTCATCGTTGGTGCACGTATGGGCATAAGCGAACACACAGATGAGAATTTGTCGAGTTTCGGCTGGTCTCTTGATCAATCCGATCGCGATGCAATTGAGGAGATCTTAATACGAAGTCGAAGGGCTGAGATATTCCAAAAGGTAGGTGATTGTGGAGCAGAGTATAGGTAG